The Desulfobacteraceae bacterium genomic interval GGGCGGATCCGCGGCACGGCCCAGCGCCGCGGTTGCGGGTGCCGGTCTTTCGGTCTGGACGGATTTTAGATGCATGTTTTTCAAACCGCTAGATGCTGAGGTCCTGGGGGCCCGGTACGTTGGGCGTCGGGGTCGGTCCTGAAACTCTAGCAAAAGGGATGCCGATCAGGACCGATACGGTTTGCGCCACCGCCGCCCGATGCGGGCTTCGACGCCGCCTGAAAACCGGCGGGCGGTGCCGGCGCCGCGGGACGTCAAAAACGCCGGGGCCGGCTGTCAAAAACCCCACACCCCTGCCGTCGGTGTCAAGGGCCGGCGTTCTTGCCGCCGAACGCCGATGGAACCCCGGGCCCTCTGAAGGGCGGCCGCCGGCGATATCCGGCGCGGCTGCTTTACTGGCGGCAATCAGTGCTTATGATACATTCAACGCAATTTACTCGCTGAAAATTTAACGCAATTTACCCGCTGAAAATTGGGAGGTTAAAATGATGTACTCCAAGACGGTCATGGACCATTTCAGAAATCCGCGCAACGTCGGCGTGATCGAGGATGCAGACGGCGTCGGCGAAGTCGGCAACCCCCTTTGCGGGGACATGATGACCATCTACCTCAAGATTCAGGATGAACACATAGCGGACATCAAGTTTCAAACCTTTGGCTGCGGCTCAGCCATCGCGGTTTCCAGCATGCTGACCGAAATCGCCAAAGGCAAATCACTGGACGACGCCAAGCAGATCACCAACAAAGACGTCGCCAAAGCCCTTGAAGGGCTCCCCAAAAACAAGCTGCACTGCTCAAACCTCGGGGCCGACGCCCTGCAGGCGGCCATTCGGGACTTTGAAGACCGCAAGGCCGGGCGCAAGCGGGAAGAGCCGATTCCCCGGGAAAAACACGAACACGAGCACGCGCACGGCAAAAACTGCTACTGCCCGTACTGTGACATCGAAATCCAGGAGGGCGTGACCTTTTGCGAGGCATGCCAGCACAGCCTGGAGGAGGAGCACTGACCGGGACTGCGGCCGGCGGAAATCGCCCTGGCGCTCGAGGCTCTGGGGCGTCGGCAGTCGAACCGGACGGGTTTTTGGGGGACCGATAGCGATAGCGAGGAAGGATAGCGCGATGAACGTCATAAACTTTGATCACATATCGTCGAACCAGATTCTACCGGAAGTTCAGGAGGCCATGATCGCAGCCATCCGTCAGGGGTATCACAACCCCTCCAGCCAGCACACGGCCGGCGAAAAGGCGCTGGAAGCGCTGGAGCAGGCCCGGAGCGCGACCGCCGCGCTGATCAATGCCGGT includes:
- the nifU gene encoding Fe-S cluster assembly scaffold protein NifU, producing MMYSKTVMDHFRNPRNVGVIEDADGVGEVGNPLCGDMMTIYLKIQDEHIADIKFQTFGCGSAIAVSSMLTEIAKGKSLDDAKQITNKDVAKALEGLPKNKLHCSNLGADALQAAIRDFEDRKAGRKREEPIPREKHEHEHAHGKNCYCPYCDIEIQEGVTFCEACQHSLEEEH